A window from Pseudomonas kribbensis encodes these proteins:
- the cysZ gene encoding sulfate transporter CysZ, producing the protein MPAPVLSGPQYLREGLKLVLSPGLRLFVLLPLAINLVLFVGLIYFAGHQFSLWVDSLMPSLPDWLSFLSYILWPLFVVLVALMVFFTFTMLANVIAAPFNGFLAEKVEVVVRGTDDFPAFSWGELIAMIPRTLAREMRKLGYFLPRAIGLFILSFIPMVNIIAAPLWLLFGVWMMAIQYIDYPADNHKLGWNEMLAWLRQKRWQSMSFGGIVYLALLIPVVNILMMPAAVAGATLFWVRERGAENLVTQR; encoded by the coding sequence ATGCCCGCCCCTGTTCTCTCCGGCCCGCAATACCTGCGCGAAGGCCTGAAACTGGTCCTGAGTCCTGGCCTGCGCCTGTTTGTGCTGCTGCCGCTGGCGATCAACCTGGTGCTGTTCGTCGGATTGATCTATTTCGCCGGTCACCAGTTCAGCCTGTGGGTCGATTCCCTGATGCCGTCGCTCCCCGACTGGCTGAGCTTCCTGAGCTACATCCTGTGGCCGCTGTTCGTGGTGCTGGTGGCGTTGATGGTGTTCTTCACTTTCACCATGCTCGCCAACGTGATCGCCGCGCCGTTCAACGGATTTCTCGCGGAGAAAGTCGAAGTCGTGGTGCGCGGCACCGACGATTTCCCGGCCTTCAGCTGGGGCGAACTGATTGCGATGATCCCACGCACCCTCGCCCGGGAAATGCGCAAACTGGGCTACTTCCTGCCCCGGGCCATCGGCCTGTTCATCCTGTCGTTCATCCCGATGGTGAACATTATCGCCGCGCCGCTGTGGCTGCTGTTCGGCGTATGGATGATGGCGATCCAGTACATCGACTACCCGGCGGACAACCACAAACTGGGCTGGAACGAGATGCTCGCCTGGCTGCGCCAGAAGCGCTGGCAAAGCATGAGCTTCGGCGGGATCGTCTACCTGGCGCTGCTGATCCCGGTGGTGAACATCCTGATGATGCCCGCTGCGGTGGCCGGGGCAACGTTGTTCTGGGTACGCGAGCGCGGTGCCGAAAACCTCGTGACACAACGCTGA
- the trxB gene encoding thioredoxin-disulfide reductase produces the protein MSEVRHSRVIILGSGPAGYSAAVYAARANLKPLLITGMQAGGQLTTTTEVDNWPGDVHGLTGPVLMERMREHAERFETEIVFDHINAVDFASKPYSLTGDSGTYTCDALIIATGASARYLGLPSEEAFMGKGVSACATCDGFFYRNKPVAVVGGGNTAVEEALYLANIASKVTLIHRRETFRAEKILIDKLNARVAEGKIELKLNATLDEVLGDNMGVTGARLKNNDGSFDEIKVDGVFIAIGHTPNTSLFEGQLELKDGYLVVQGGREGNATATSVEGIFAAGDVADHVYRQAITSAGAGCMAALDTERYLDDLQNASF, from the coding sequence ATGTCTGAAGTCCGTCATTCGCGAGTGATCATTCTCGGTTCCGGCCCTGCCGGTTACAGCGCTGCTGTCTACGCTGCCCGTGCCAACCTCAAGCCGCTGCTGATCACCGGCATGCAGGCCGGCGGTCAACTGACCACCACCACCGAAGTCGACAACTGGCCGGGCGACGTCCACGGCCTGACCGGTCCGGTGCTGATGGAGCGCATGCGCGAGCACGCCGAGCGTTTTGAAACCGAGATCGTCTTCGATCACATCAACGCCGTGGACTTCGCTTCCAAACCGTACAGCCTGACCGGCGACAGCGGCACCTACACCTGCGACGCCCTGATCATCGCCACCGGCGCCAGCGCTCGTTACCTGGGCCTGCCGTCGGAAGAAGCGTTCATGGGCAAAGGCGTTTCGGCCTGCGCGACCTGCGACGGTTTCTTCTATCGCAACAAACCGGTGGCCGTGGTCGGTGGCGGCAACACCGCTGTCGAAGAAGCCCTGTACCTGGCCAACATCGCCAGCAAGGTCACTCTGATCCACCGTCGCGAAACCTTCCGCGCCGAGAAGATCCTGATCGACAAGCTCAACGCCCGTGTGGCCGAAGGCAAGATCGAGCTGAAACTGAACGCGACCCTGGACGAAGTGCTGGGCGACAACATGGGCGTGACCGGTGCGCGTCTGAAGAACAACGACGGCAGCTTCGACGAAATCAAGGTCGACGGCGTGTTCATCGCGATCGGCCACACCCCGAACACTTCGCTGTTCGAAGGTCAGCTGGAGCTGAAGGACGGCTACCTCGTCGTTCAGGGCGGCCGTGAAGGCAACGCCACCGCGACCAGCGTCGAAGGCATCTTTGCCGCCGGCGACGTGGCCGACCACGTTTACCGTCAGGCCATTACCTCGGCCGGCGCCGGCTGCATGGCGGCACTGGACACCGAGCGTTACCTGGACGATCTGCAGAACGCTTCGTTCTAA
- a CDS encoding HopJ type III effector protein — MSDLNTLRASLKSGEHVFADTLAFIAAGYDYQPQAFNNGGVENAAGQNEGSCKTLGLALLEGLSDEEALLAFGEHYRSVVATPEGSDHGNIRALIKHGLAGVKFDAQPLTRR, encoded by the coding sequence ATGAGTGATCTGAACACCCTGCGCGCCAGCCTCAAGAGCGGCGAACACGTTTTTGCCGATACCCTGGCGTTCATCGCCGCCGGTTACGACTACCAGCCTCAGGCGTTCAACAACGGCGGCGTGGAAAACGCGGCCGGGCAAAACGAAGGCTCGTGCAAGACTCTGGGTCTGGCGCTGCTGGAAGGCTTGAGCGATGAAGAAGCGCTGCTGGCGTTCGGCGAACACTACCGTTCGGTTGTGGCAACGCCTGAAGGTAGCGATCACGGCAATATCCGTGCGCTGATCAAGCACGGTCTGGCCGGTGTGAAGTTCGACGCGCAGCCGCTGACCCGCCGCTGA
- a CDS encoding DUF1244 domain-containing protein: MTEQQRLELEAAAFRRLVAHLDSRKDVQNIDLMNLSGFCRNCLSKWYKAAADERQIEVSLDDAREVVYGMPYAEWKAQFQQEASAEQQAAFAKGKPNE; this comes from the coding sequence ATGACCGAACAACAACGCCTCGAACTCGAAGCCGCCGCCTTCCGCCGGCTGGTTGCCCACCTGGACAGCCGCAAGGATGTGCAGAACATCGACCTGATGAACCTCTCCGGGTTCTGCCGCAACTGCCTGTCGAAGTGGTACAAGGCCGCCGCCGACGAGCGCCAGATCGAGGTCAGCCTCGACGATGCCCGGGAAGTGGTTTACGGCATGCCGTACGCCGAGTGGAAAGCCCAATTTCAGCAAGAAGCCAGCGCCGAACAACAAGCGGCGTTCGCCAAAGGAAAACCTAATGAGTGA
- the folX gene encoding dihydroneopterin triphosphate 2'-epimerase yields MPQLQPGMARIRVKDLRLRTFIGINEDEILNKQDVLINLTILYAAQEAVRDNDIDHALNYRTITKAIIAHVEGNRFALLERLTQELLDLVMANESVLYAEVEVDKPHALRFAESVSITLAASR; encoded by the coding sequence ATGCCACAACTTCAACCGGGAATGGCGCGCATCCGGGTCAAGGATCTGCGCCTGCGCACCTTTATCGGGATCAACGAGGACGAAATCCTCAACAAGCAGGATGTGCTGATCAACCTGACCATCCTGTACGCCGCGCAGGAAGCGGTGCGTGACAACGACATCGACCACGCGTTGAACTACCGCACCATCACCAAGGCGATCATCGCCCACGTGGAGGGCAACCGCTTCGCGCTGCTCGAACGCCTGACCCAGGAGCTGCTGGATCTGGTGATGGCCAACGAATCGGTGCTGTACGCCGAGGTCGAAGTCGACAAGCCGCACGCGTTGCGTTTTGCCGAGTCGGTGTCGATCACGCTCGCGGCAAGCCGCTAA
- the folE gene encoding GTP cyclohydrolase I FolE, translating into MTRSLPENYREILIGLGEDPDREGLLDTPVRAAKAMQYLCHGYEQSVDEIVNGALFASDSDEMIIVADIELYSLCEHHLLPFIGKAHVAYIPTGKVLGLSKIARLVDMFARRLQIQENLTRQIAEAVQQVTDAAGVAVVIEARHMCMMMRGVEKQNSTMNTSVMLGAFRESSNTRQEFLQLIGRSK; encoded by the coding sequence ATGACCCGTTCCCTGCCCGAAAACTACCGCGAGATCCTCATCGGCCTCGGTGAAGATCCCGACCGTGAAGGCTTGCTCGACACGCCGGTGCGCGCGGCCAAGGCCATGCAGTATCTGTGTCACGGCTATGAACAGAGCGTCGACGAGATCGTCAATGGTGCACTGTTTGCTTCCGACAGCGACGAGATGATCATCGTCGCCGACATCGAGCTCTACTCGTTGTGCGAACATCACCTGCTGCCCTTCATCGGCAAGGCCCATGTGGCTTATATTCCGACAGGCAAGGTGCTGGGACTGTCGAAGATCGCACGGCTGGTGGACATGTTCGCCCGCCGCCTGCAGATCCAGGAAAACCTCACCCGCCAGATCGCCGAGGCGGTCCAGCAAGTCACCGATGCCGCCGGTGTCGCGGTGGTCATCGAAGCCCGACACATGTGCATGATGATGCGCGGTGTCGAGAAACAGAATTCGACCATGAACACCTCGGTCATGCTCGGCGCCTTCCGCGAGTCGAGCAACACCCGCCAGGAGTTCCTGCAATTGATTGGACGGAGCAAGTAA
- the folM gene encoding dihydromonapterin reductase, whose protein sequence is MTSFAAPILITGAGQRVGLHCAQRLLEDGHRVIFTYRSERPGVKTLRDLGAIGVFADFSSEASILAFITELKTHTDSLRAIVHNASEWLAENGDGEAEAFTRMFNIHMLAPYLINLHCADLLQRSSPADIIHISDDVTRKGSSKHIGYCASKAGLDSLTLSFAARYAPSIKVNGIAPALLLFNPDDDAAYRAKALAKSALGIEPGSEVIYQSLRYLLDNPYVTGTTLTVNGGRHVK, encoded by the coding sequence ATGACCTCCTTTGCAGCCCCCATTCTCATTACTGGCGCCGGCCAGCGCGTCGGGCTGCATTGCGCGCAGCGGCTGCTGGAAGACGGCCACCGGGTCATCTTCACCTACCGCAGCGAACGTCCCGGTGTGAAAACGTTAAGGGATCTGGGGGCCATCGGGGTATTCGCGGATTTTTCCAGTGAGGCCTCGATCCTCGCTTTCATCACTGAACTGAAGACCCACACCGACAGCCTGCGGGCCATCGTGCACAACGCTTCCGAATGGCTGGCGGAAAACGGCGACGGCGAAGCCGAGGCCTTCACCCGCATGTTCAACATCCACATGCTGGCGCCGTACCTGATCAACCTGCATTGCGCTGATCTGCTGCAACGGTCGAGCCCAGCCGACATCATCCACATCAGCGACGACGTCACGCGCAAGGGCAGCAGCAAACATATCGGCTACTGCGCCAGCAAGGCCGGGCTCGACAGCCTCACGCTGTCCTTCGCCGCGCGCTACGCCCCGTCGATCAAGGTCAACGGCATCGCGCCGGCCCTGCTATTGTTCAATCCCGACGACGACGCGGCATACCGTGCCAAGGCGCTGGCCAAGTCCGCGCTGGGCATCGAGCCGGGCAGCGAAGTGATCTATCAGAGCCTGCGTTATCTGCTCGACAACCCTTATGTCACCGGCACCACCCTGACCGTCAACGGCGGGCGGCACGTCAAGTAA
- a CDS encoding antibiotic biosynthesis monooxygenase, whose product MSTSPVTLMVARRVADGRYQDLIAWLREGEQLATDFPGYLGSGVLAPPPGDNEFQIIFRFVDEQTLHAWEHSASRTAWLSRGSDLFAHPKEHRVSGIEGWFGAAGVRPPRWKQAVAIWLAFFPVSLLFNFVLGPLLGEMSLLPRVFISTLCLTPLMVYFFIPLSTRLLAGWLNGAQASPLPGAAPAQNR is encoded by the coding sequence ATGTCTACTTCCCCCGTCACGCTGATGGTCGCCCGTCGCGTCGCCGATGGTCGCTATCAGGACTTGATCGCCTGGCTGCGCGAAGGCGAACAACTGGCCACCGATTTCCCCGGTTATCTCGGTTCCGGCGTCCTGGCTCCGCCTCCCGGCGACAATGAGTTTCAGATCATTTTCCGCTTTGTCGACGAACAGACCCTGCATGCCTGGGAGCACTCGGCGTCGCGCACCGCGTGGCTGTCCCGTGGCAGTGATCTGTTCGCCCATCCGAAGGAACATCGGGTCAGCGGCATCGAAGGCTGGTTCGGCGCAGCAGGCGTCCGCCCACCACGCTGGAAACAGGCCGTAGCGATCTGGCTGGCGTTCTTCCCGGTGTCGCTGCTGTTCAACTTCGTGCTGGGCCCGCTGCTCGGTGAAATGAGCCTGTTGCCCCGCGTATTCATCAGCACGCTGTGCCTGACACCGTTGATGGTCTATTTCTTCATCCCGCTGTCGACGCGTCTGCTGGCCGGCTGGCTCAACGGTGCCCAGGCCAGTCCATTGCCCGGTGCGGCGCCTGCGCAAAATCGCTGA